Within Thermococcus indicus, the genomic segment TCCCAACCCGAACAACAGCAGGTACCGGGTCATAATACTGGCCGGCAGGACCCACGTGGAAACTGGTAAGGCGGTTGAGGAGTTCATGGCCGGCCCGTGAACTTTTCCATTCTATATGGCTTTTCTGCCCCTTCGAGAGTGGGGTGGATTTGGTGTTTGATGCCAAATGATTAACTGCACCCAACCTTTGGTTTGCGACAAGGTTATATACTCAAATCGCGGTCTGAACGTTCATGTCACTGCAGAACTACCGCGGGTTCGGGAGGGATGCATGGCTGCTCGTTGCCTACTCCTTCGCCTCCGCCTTCGGGGGCAACATAGCCTGGTTTATTTTTCCGTTCTACCTCAAATCACTCGGCTTCGACTACACCAACATAGGCGTGGTCTTCTCGCTCTCAACGCTGGCCCAGGCGGCGGTTCTGCTGTTCTCGGGCCCGTTCGGCGCGAGGGTGGGCTACAAGAGAACCGTCCTCCTTGGAGTGGGCATGATGTTCCTCGGGAGGCTCGCCCAGGTTCTCCACCCGACCCTCTGGATGCTCGCCCTGGGCGGCGTTCTGATAGGGATGGGCATGGCGCTGGAGTCGCCCTCCTTCATGGCGCTGCTCAGCGGGGAGGTGGAGGACGGAAAGAGGCACTACCTGTTCAGTCTCTCCTCCGGAATCGGCACGATAGCGTCTGCCCTCGGAATACTCGTCGCGGGCTTTCTCTCGCGCTGGCTGAGCTATGGAGGGGTGTTCTCCCTGGTTCTCGTGGTCATACCGATTCGGTTCGCGATAGTTCTCTTCGTCAGGCCCGTGCTTGAGAGGCACTCCGGCGGGCTGAAC encodes:
- a CDS encoding MFS transporter translates to MSLQNYRGFGRDAWLLVAYSFASAFGGNIAWFIFPFYLKSLGFDYTNIGVVFSLSTLAQAAVLLFSGPFGARVGYKRTVLLGVGMMFLGRLAQVLHPTLWMLALGGVLIGMGMALESPSFMALLSGEVEDGKRHYLFSLSSGIGTIASALGILVAGFLSRWLSYGGVFSLVLVVIPIRFAIVLFVRPVLERHSGGLNFDRSLLVRIGRFALPGALIGLGAGIAIPYMGLWFNQRFGTSLESIGWLFAFQQFIMGIGMFLLPMIADRFGSVKTIVSFNGTASLLIGALPFSPAFPVAAVIYILRTILMNIVNPIWNSFMMGFFEEEERSTAMALNSLAWTATFGVGQYVGGVLFDMSLVWPFLITALLYGLSMAVFWGFFGKMRDG